In Paeniglutamicibacter kerguelensis, one genomic interval encodes:
- a CDS encoding IS481 family transposase produces MSHNNAILAPRGRLLLARCIVEDRWPLRRAAERFQVSVSTAARWAARYRESGEAGMRDRPSRPRHSPRRTCVRTERRIIGLRVNRRWGPARIGYLLGLHPSTVHQVLTRYGMPRLSCQDRATGRVIRRYEHPAPGGMVHVDIKKLGRIPDGGGHRVMDRAAGKRNKTRTPANRRPGYAYLHNAVDDHSRLAYTEILADERKETAGGFWERANAYFEGAGIAVQRVLTDNGSCYRSHAFRDALGEGIKHKRTRPYRPQTNGKVERFNRTMLEEWAYAKPYRSEAERVAAFPAWLDYYNHRRGHTSLRGLAPADRVPNLRG; encoded by the coding sequence ATGTCCCATAATAATGCCATCCTCGCGCCCAGGGGCCGCCTGCTGCTGGCACGGTGCATCGTGGAGGACCGCTGGCCGCTGCGCCGGGCCGCCGAGCGCTTCCAGGTCTCCGTGTCCACCGCCGCACGCTGGGCCGCCCGCTACCGCGAATCCGGCGAGGCCGGGATGCGGGACCGCCCCAGCCGGCCCCGCCATAGCCCGCGACGCACCTGCGTGCGCACCGAACGGCGGATCATCGGGCTGCGGGTGAACCGCCGCTGGGGTCCCGCCCGGATCGGCTACCTGCTGGGCCTGCATCCCTCCACCGTGCACCAGGTCCTTACCCGGTACGGGATGCCCCGGCTGTCGTGCCAGGACCGCGCCACCGGGCGGGTGATCCGCCGCTACGAACACCCGGCGCCCGGGGGCATGGTCCACGTGGACATCAAGAAGCTCGGGCGGATCCCCGACGGCGGCGGGCACCGGGTCATGGACCGGGCCGCCGGGAAACGCAACAAGACCAGGACCCCGGCCAACCGCAGGCCCGGCTACGCCTACCTGCACAACGCGGTCGATGACCACTCCCGGCTGGCCTACACCGAGATCCTCGCCGACGAGAGGAAGGAAACCGCGGGAGGGTTCTGGGAACGGGCCAACGCCTACTTCGAGGGCGCCGGGATCGCGGTGCAGCGGGTGCTGACCGACAACGGGTCCTGCTACCGGTCCCACGCCTTCAGGGACGCCCTGGGAGAGGGCATCAAGCACAAGCGCACCCGGCCCTACCGGCCCCAGACCAACGGCAAGGTCGAACGGTTCAACCGCACGATGTTGGAGGAATGGGCCTACGCGAAACCGTACCGCTCGGAGGCCGAACGCGTGGCCGCCTTTCCGGCGTGGCTAGACTATTACAACCACCGTCGAGGGCACACCTCGCTGAGGGGTCTGGCGCCGGCCGACCGCGTTCCCAACCTCCGTGGTTAA
- a CDS encoding DUF2188 domain-containing protein — MADYSVTKKNDGDWQAKRDGASKASSVHSTQADAARAAKGYSANNGGGEVRISGTSGKIRAKDTVKPGNDPRHIKG; from the coding sequence ATGGCAGATTACAGTGTTACCAAGAAAAATGATGGAGATTGGCAGGCCAAGCGCGACGGAGCCTCCAAGGCATCTTCGGTTCATTCAACGCAAGCGGACGCCGCCAGAGCGGCTAAGGGATACTCGGCCAATAATGGCGGTGGCGAGGTTCGCATCAGCGGAACCAGCGGAAAGATCCGCGCCAAAGATACCGTAAAACCCGGAAACGATCCGCGACACATCAAGGGCTAG
- the nrdF gene encoding class 1b ribonucleoside-diphosphate reductase subunit beta produces the protein MTEKLKLAGHVEAINWNRIQDDKDVEVWNRLVNNFWLPEKVPLSNDIQSWNTLTEDEKLLTMRVFTGLTLLDTLQGTVGAVSLIPDALTPHEEAVYTNIAFMESVHAKSYSSIFSTLCSTKEIDDAFRWSTENENLQKKAQIIEGYYYGEDPLKRKIASTLLESFLFYSGFYLPMYWSSRAKLTNTADLIRLIIRDEAVHGYYIGYKFQKGLEGLSEERKQELKDYTFELMFELYENEVQYTHDLYDGVGLAEDVKKFLHYNANKALMNLGYEAMFPASVTDVNPAILSALSPNADENHDFFSGSGSSYVIGKAVNTEDEDWDF, from the coding sequence ATGACTGAGAAGCTAAAGCTTGCCGGCCACGTCGAAGCCATCAACTGGAACCGCATCCAGGACGACAAGGACGTCGAGGTTTGGAACCGCTTGGTCAATAACTTCTGGCTGCCGGAGAAGGTGCCGCTGTCCAACGACATCCAGTCGTGGAACACGCTCACCGAGGACGAGAAGCTGCTCACCATGCGCGTCTTCACAGGACTGACCCTGCTGGACACCCTTCAGGGCACCGTCGGCGCCGTCTCGCTGATCCCCGATGCGCTCACCCCGCACGAAGAAGCCGTGTACACCAACATTGCCTTCATGGAATCGGTGCATGCCAAGAGCTACTCCTCGATCTTCTCGACCCTGTGCTCGACCAAGGAAATTGACGACGCATTCCGCTGGTCCACCGAGAACGAGAATCTGCAGAAGAAGGCGCAGATCATCGAGGGCTACTACTACGGCGAAGATCCGCTGAAGCGCAAGATCGCCTCGACCCTGCTCGAGTCGTTCCTGTTCTACTCCGGCTTCTACCTGCCGATGTACTGGTCTTCCCGCGCCAAGCTCACAAACACCGCTGACTTGATCCGCCTGATCATCCGCGATGAGGCCGTCCACGGCTACTACATCGGCTACAAGTTCCAGAAGGGCCTAGAGGGCCTTTCGGAAGAGCGCAAGCAGGAGCTGAAGGACTACACCTTCGAGCTCATGTTCGAGCTGTACGAAAACGAAGTCCAGTACACCCACGATCTTTACGACGGTGTCGGCCTGGCCGAGGACGTCAAGAAGTTCCTGCACTACAACGCCAACAAGGCGCTGATGAACCTGGGCTACGAAGCCATGTTCCCGGCATCGGTCACCGATGTTAACCCGGCGATCCTTTCGGCACTGAGCCCGAACGCCGACGAGAACCATGACTTCTTCTCCGGCTCCGGCTCTTCATATGTGATCGGCAAGGCCGTGAACACCGAAGACGAGGACTGGGACTTCTAA
- the nrdE gene encoding class 1b ribonucleoside-diphosphate reductase subunit alpha — MKQNSKELPAAFQGLGYHELNAMLNLYGSDGRIQFEADRAAARQYFLEHVNNNTVFFHDLDEKLEYLVKHEYYERETLDQYTMNFIRDLYRGAYAKKFRFETFLGAFKFYTSYTLKTFDGKRYLERYEDRVCMVALHLARGDEEMAVSLVNEIIEGRFQPATPTFLNAGKAQRGELVSCFLLRIEDNMESISRGINSSLQLSKRGGGVALSLTNVREHGAPIKQIENQSSGVIPVMKLLEDSFSYANQLGARQGAGAVYLNAHHPDILRFLDTKRENADEKIRIKTLSLGVVVPDITFDLARKNEDMYLFSPYDIQKVYGVPFSDIFVTEKYYEMVDDARIKKTKINAREFFQTLAEIQFESGYPYIMFEDTVNRENPIKGKISMSNLCSEILQVSTPSEYNEDLGYKTVGKDISCNLGSMNIAKAMDGKDLGTSIETAIRALSAVSDMSYINSVPSIAQGNAKTHAIGLGQMNLHGYLARERVHYGSEEGLDFTNIYFYTVVFHALRASNKIAIEKNETFEGFEDSKYASGEFFDKYTEQEWVPATERVRELFAGIDIPTQDDWRALKASIMEHGIYNQNLQAVPPTGSISYINNSTSSIHPVAAKIEIRKEGKIGRVYYPAPYLDNDNLDYYQDAYEIGYEKIIDTYAAATQHVDQGLSLTLFFKDTATTRDINKAQIYAWRKGIKTLYYIRLRQMALEGTEVEGCVSCAL, encoded by the coding sequence ATGAAGCAGAATTCTAAGGAATTGCCTGCAGCTTTTCAGGGCTTGGGTTACCACGAGCTGAATGCAATGCTGAACCTTTACGGTTCAGATGGACGCATCCAGTTCGAGGCTGACCGTGCCGCAGCACGTCAGTACTTCTTGGAACACGTGAACAACAACACCGTGTTCTTCCACGACCTCGACGAAAAGCTCGAGTACCTGGTCAAGCACGAGTACTACGAGCGCGAAACGCTCGATCAGTACACGATGAACTTCATCCGCGACCTCTACCGCGGTGCCTACGCCAAGAAGTTCCGCTTCGAGACCTTCTTGGGCGCCTTCAAGTTCTACACCTCGTACACGCTGAAGACCTTTGACGGCAAGCGCTACCTGGAACGCTACGAAGACCGCGTCTGCATGGTTGCCCTGCACCTGGCCCGCGGCGACGAGGAAATGGCTGTCTCGCTTGTCAACGAGATCATCGAAGGCCGCTTCCAGCCTGCCACCCCGACGTTCCTGAACGCCGGCAAGGCCCAGCGCGGCGAGCTCGTCTCCTGCTTCCTGCTTCGCATCGAAGACAACATGGAATCGATCTCCCGTGGCATCAACTCCTCGCTGCAGCTTTCCAAGCGCGGCGGTGGCGTTGCCCTTTCGCTGACCAACGTCCGCGAACACGGTGCCCCAATCAAGCAGATCGAGAACCAGTCCTCAGGCGTCATCCCCGTGATGAAGCTCCTCGAAGACAGCTTCTCCTACGCCAACCAGCTTGGCGCCCGCCAGGGTGCAGGTGCCGTTTACCTGAACGCACACCACCCGGACATCCTGCGTTTCCTGGACACCAAGCGCGAAAACGCCGACGAAAAGATCCGCATCAAGACCCTGTCCCTGGGTGTTGTTGTTCCGGACATCACCTTCGACCTGGCGCGCAAGAACGAGGACATGTACCTCTTCTCGCCGTATGACATCCAGAAGGTCTACGGAGTGCCGTTCAGTGACATCTTCGTCACCGAGAAGTACTACGAGATGGTCGATGATGCCCGCATCAAGAAGACCAAGATCAACGCCCGCGAGTTCTTCCAGACCCTGGCCGAGATCCAGTTCGAGTCCGGTTACCCGTACATCATGTTCGAGGACACCGTAAACCGCGAGAACCCGATCAAGGGCAAGATCTCGATGAGCAACCTGTGCTCCGAGATCCTGCAGGTCTCGACCCCGTCGGAATACAACGAGGACCTCGGTTACAAGACCGTTGGCAAGGACATCTCCTGCAACCTCGGTTCGATGAACATCGCCAAGGCCATGGACGGCAAGGACCTCGGTACCTCCATCGAGACCGCGATCCGTGCACTGTCGGCAGTCTCGGACATGTCCTACATCAACTCGGTTCCGTCGATTGCCCAGGGCAACGCCAAGACCCACGCCATCGGCCTGGGCCAGATGAACCTGCACGGTTACCTGGCGCGCGAACGCGTCCACTACGGTTCGGAAGAAGGGTTGGACTTCACCAACATCTACTTCTACACCGTCGTGTTCCACGCATTGCGTGCCTCGAACAAGATCGCCATCGAGAAGAACGAGACCTTCGAGGGCTTCGAGGATTCGAAGTACGCTTCGGGCGAGTTCTTCGACAAGTACACCGAGCAGGAATGGGTTCCCGCCACCGAGCGTGTGCGCGAACTCTTTGCCGGTATCGACATCCCGACCCAGGATGACTGGCGTGCGCTGAAGGCCTCCATCATGGAGCACGGCATCTACAACCAGAACCTCCAGGCGGTGCCGCCGACCGGTTCCATTTCTTACATCAACAACTCGACCTCGTCCATCCACCCGGTGGCCGCGAAGATCGAGATCCGTAAGGAAGGCAAGATCGGCCGCGTTTACTACCCGGCTCCGTACCTGGACAACGACAACCTGGACTACTACCAGGATGCGTACGAAATCGGCTACGAGAAGATCATCGACACCTACGCCGCTGCCACGCAGCACGTGGACCAGGGTCTGTCCCTGACGCTGTTCTTCAAGGACACCGCCACCACGCGTGACATCAACAAGGCGCAGATCTACGCATGGCGCAAGGGAATCAAGACCCTGTACTACATCCGCCTGCGCCAGATGGCACTTGAGGGTACCGAGGTCGAAGGTTGCGTTTCCTGCGCACTGTAG
- the nrdI gene encoding class Ib ribonucleoside-diphosphate reductase assembly flavoprotein NrdI yields MPTSSLATPMQGHAPAAEVLTSSHLIYFSSASGYTHRFAGKLGIESARIPLHGRDPQLVATEPFVLLLPTYGGEKGERSIPPQVVKFLNDARNRNLLRGVVGAGNTNFGTTYCLAAIKIAAKCNVPLLYKFELMGTQEDVTRVREGLEVFWTRTSQSLK; encoded by the coding sequence ATGCCTACTTCATCGCTGGCAACACCGATGCAAGGTCACGCCCCCGCGGCGGAGGTACTCACCAGCAGCCACCTGATCTATTTTTCTTCCGCGTCCGGTTACACACACCGGTTTGCGGGGAAATTGGGGATCGAATCTGCGCGAATCCCGCTGCATGGCCGGGACCCACAACTCGTGGCCACGGAACCCTTCGTGCTCCTGCTTCCCACCTATGGTGGGGAAAAGGGGGAGCGTTCGATTCCGCCGCAGGTTGTGAAATTCCTCAACGATGCGCGCAACCGAAACCTGCTGCGTGGCGTGGTGGGAGCCGGCAACACAAACTTTGGAACCACGTACTGCCTGGCCGCAATCAAAATTGCAGCCAAGTGCAACGTTCCGCTTCTATACAAATTTGAACTCATGGGCACCCAAGAAGATGTGACCCGAGTTCGCGAAGGATTGGAAGTCTTTTGGACACGAACGTCGCAGAGCCTGAAATGA
- the nrdH gene encoding glutaredoxin-like protein NrdH, which yields MTVTVYTKPACVQCNATYRALDKKGIVYQSVDISQDPAALERVRALGYMQAPVVITDADHWSGFRPDKIEELAQGLSASVA from the coding sequence ATGACCGTCACGGTATACACGAAGCCAGCATGCGTACAGTGCAACGCAACTTACCGCGCTCTAGACAAAAAGGGCATCGTTTACCAGAGCGTTGACATCTCGCAGGATCCTGCTGCGCTGGAGCGCGTGCGCGCCCTTGGCTACATGCAGGCACCGGTTGTCATCACCGACGCCGATCACTGGTCTGGCTTCCGTCCGGACAAGATCGAAGAGCTTGCCCAGGGCCTCAGCGCTTCCGTGGCCTAA
- a CDS encoding DIP1984 family protein has product MKLAEALAQRADLATRMSQLSSRIEQNVLVQEGEKPAEDPLALLAEHDRLAAELQELIVRINATNLSVTVPGHPSMTAALARRDVLRQQVRLRQAVATRASARFDRSTRSELRYVSIVDVPAIRAEADSLAAQLRELDTRIQEANWINELS; this is encoded by the coding sequence ATGAAACTAGCCGAGGCATTGGCCCAGCGGGCCGACCTAGCAACACGGATGAGCCAGCTGTCGTCGCGCATCGAGCAAAACGTCTTGGTGCAGGAGGGCGAGAAGCCCGCCGAAGATCCGCTGGCATTGCTGGCCGAGCACGACCGGCTGGCGGCGGAACTGCAGGAATTGATCGTTAGGATCAACGCCACCAACCTCTCGGTGACAGTGCCTGGCCACCCAAGCATGACGGCCGCACTGGCCCGTCGCGACGTGCTGCGCCAGCAGGTGCGCTTGCGCCAAGCCGTGGCAACGCGCGCCTCGGCGCGCTTTGACCGGAGCACCCGCAGCGAATTGCGCTATGTCTCGATCGTGGACGTTCCGGCGATCAGGGCCGAAGCGGATTCACTGGCGGCCCAGCTGCGGGAACTGGATACTCGAATCCAGGAAGCCAACTGGATCAACGAGCTTTCCTGA
- a CDS encoding YggS family pyridoxal phosphate-dependent enzyme produces the protein MTQSVHTPEPAAAPANSVEDFEHNLASIRKRIEVAARKAGRDPASIRLLPVSKTVPEDRLRLAIAAGATFLGENKVQEVARKAESLADIPGLKFSVIGHLQTNKAKYVAKFADEFQALDNLRQAEALQRRLEDEDRQLDVFVQVNTSNEESKFGLDPADVQEFVNQLPQFDRLHVKGLMTLALFSEDKEAVRACFVRLREIRDMLRETAPEGMEIEELSMGMSGDFELAIEEGATVVRVGQGIFGARALPASS, from the coding sequence ATGACTCAGTCCGTGCACACCCCCGAACCTGCAGCTGCGCCCGCAAACTCGGTTGAGGATTTCGAGCACAATCTTGCCTCGATCCGGAAACGCATCGAGGTTGCGGCTCGAAAGGCCGGACGCGATCCGGCTTCAATTCGGTTGCTGCCCGTCAGCAAGACGGTGCCGGAGGACCGCCTCCGTCTGGCGATCGCCGCGGGCGCCACGTTCCTGGGTGAAAACAAGGTCCAGGAAGTCGCGCGCAAGGCGGAAAGCCTTGCCGACATCCCGGGGCTGAAGTTTTCCGTCATCGGGCATTTGCAGACCAACAAGGCCAAGTACGTGGCGAAGTTCGCCGACGAGTTCCAAGCCCTGGACAACCTGCGCCAGGCCGAGGCCCTGCAGCGCCGTCTCGAGGACGAGGATCGCCAGCTGGACGTCTTCGTCCAGGTCAATACGTCGAATGAGGAAAGCAAGTTCGGTTTGGACCCTGCCGACGTGCAGGAATTCGTGAACCAGCTTCCGCAATTCGATCGCCTGCATGTCAAGGGTTTGATGACCCTTGCGCTTTTCAGCGAGGACAAGGAAGCGGTCCGTGCATGCTTCGTGCGCCTGCGTGAAATCCGGGACATGCTCCGGGAAACCGCGCCGGAAGGCATGGAAATTGAAGAACTTTCCATGGGCATGAGCGGTGACTTCGAGCTGGCCATCGAGGAAGGCGCCACCGTGGTCCGCGTCGGCCAGGGAATCTTTGGTGCCCGGGCCCTTCCCGCCAGCAGCTAG
- a CDS encoding zinc ribbon domain-containing protein YjdM — MSDVLPACPQCSSPYAYEMGALLVCPECAHEWSAEATEIEEPQEKAIKDSVGNVLADGDSVTIVKDLKVKGQAQSIKVGTKVRNIRLVNGVDGHDIDCKVDGFGPMQLKSSVVKKV, encoded by the coding sequence ATGAGTGATGTCCTGCCTGCGTGCCCCCAGTGTTCAAGTCCCTATGCCTACGAAATGGGCGCCCTCCTGGTTTGCCCCGAATGCGCCCACGAATGGTCGGCGGAGGCAACCGAAATCGAAGAGCCCCAAGAGAAGGCCATCAAGGATTCCGTTGGCAACGTGTTGGCCGACGGGGACTCCGTCACCATCGTGAAAGACCTCAAGGTCAAGGGGCAGGCGCAGTCGATCAAGGTCGGAACCAAGGTGCGCAACATCCGCCTGGTCAATGGCGTCGACGGCCACGACATCGACTGCAAGGTCGACGGGTTTGGTCCCATGCAGCTGAAGTCCTCGGTCGTCAAAAAGGTCTAA
- a CDS encoding DUF2071 domain-containing protein, translated as MKMPTLDATISRRLLVNYRLDPEVARSLLPPGLRPRLAGDAAVGGICLLRLSAVRPQWIGANAGWSSEAAAHRIAVEWDDDSGTHAGVFIPVRHSSSRLPVVLGGTVLPGRHEHAGFSVSESLSRITIDARARDMRVHADVSDSKEWRSQLFGTLGEASTFLREGSTGWSPAKGGKTLDGIELSTRRWEVGATEVHDVGSSYFDALPPGAAELDHVLVMRDIPSRWSASEFPIAQNQSIC; from the coding sequence ATGAAAATGCCGACGCTGGACGCCACCATTTCACGCCGCCTGCTGGTCAACTACAGGCTGGATCCCGAGGTGGCGCGATCCTTGCTTCCCCCGGGACTGCGCCCACGGCTGGCGGGCGACGCTGCGGTGGGCGGAATCTGTCTGCTCAGGCTTTCGGCCGTCCGCCCTCAATGGATCGGCGCCAACGCGGGCTGGAGCTCCGAAGCTGCGGCGCACCGCATCGCGGTGGAGTGGGACGATGATTCCGGAACCCACGCCGGGGTCTTCATTCCTGTCCGGCACTCGTCTTCCCGGCTGCCGGTGGTGCTGGGCGGAACCGTCTTGCCGGGCCGCCATGAGCACGCGGGATTCTCCGTTTCCGAATCGCTTTCCCGCATCACGATCGATGCCCGGGCGAGGGACATGCGGGTGCACGCCGACGTTTCGGATTCAAAAGAATGGCGCAGCCAACTCTTTGGCACCCTGGGGGAGGCGTCGACGTTCCTGCGCGAGGGGTCGACCGGGTGGTCGCCGGCCAAGGGCGGCAAGACGCTCGACGGCATTGAGCTTAGTACGCGGCGGTGGGAAGTCGGGGCGACCGAGGTTCACGACGTCGGGTCCTCCTACTTCGACGCGTTGCCCCCTGGCGCCGCGGAACTTGACCATGTCTTGGTCATGCGCGACATTCCCTCCAGATGGTCGGCATCGGAATTTCCGATAGCGCAAAACCAGTCCATTTGTTGA
- a CDS encoding metalloregulator ArsR/SmtB family transcription factor — protein sequence MSETNVDVFTALAHPTRRQILQDLREGEQSAGEIAGRFTSSGPTISRHLSVLRAAGLVTERREANRILYSLAGEQLAHSVGNFLSAVCPEQMLLRGLRHRAPSAASPADVSPEASLGS from the coding sequence ATGAGCGAAACCAATGTCGACGTCTTCACCGCGCTGGCACATCCCACGCGGCGCCAGATCCTCCAGGACCTGCGCGAGGGCGAGCAATCGGCCGGCGAAATAGCGGGCCGGTTCACGAGTTCCGGGCCCACCATTTCCCGCCACCTTTCGGTGCTGCGGGCCGCCGGCCTGGTCACCGAGCGCCGCGAGGCAAACCGCATCCTCTATTCGCTGGCGGGGGAGCAGCTGGCGCATTCGGTCGGCAACTTCCTCTCCGCGGTGTGTCCCGAACAAATGCTGCTCCGCGGCCTGCGCCACCGGGCGCCCTCCGCGGCGAGCCCCGCCGATGTCTCCCCGGAAGCGAGCCTTGGATCATGA
- a CDS encoding alpha/beta fold hydrolase — protein sequence MNSHLTVHTDAARIHCTIGAGTGPAVLFLNGAFSTRRDWKRVLRALSPDLHTVTFDARGRGRSADSPDYSFSGALADVGSVIEAARLVRPVLVGWSHGATLALRHAATHPGEVAGVVLVDGAFPVRVFHEKAQERVRRQYRLLHVPMRILGSMRLLARMTHHEAANVVIELDEIDAGLLPDYRDLTCPALFVVGSGPHKGSPAEEMRTMRSAVELATAANEKVRLHSVVDANHMRILCKNAAEVADAVTSLSRRPEG from the coding sequence ATGAACAGCCATCTGACCGTTCACACCGACGCCGCTCGAATCCACTGCACCATCGGTGCCGGGACCGGGCCGGCGGTCCTCTTTCTCAACGGCGCCTTTTCGACGCGGCGCGACTGGAAACGCGTCCTGCGGGCGCTATCCCCCGACCTGCACACCGTCACCTTCGACGCCCGCGGGCGCGGAAGGTCCGCGGATTCACCCGACTACTCGTTTTCGGGCGCCCTGGCGGATGTCGGCAGTGTCATCGAGGCGGCCAGGCTGGTGCGGCCCGTCCTGGTCGGATGGTCCCACGGCGCCACGCTCGCGCTCCGCCATGCAGCCACGCATCCGGGCGAGGTTGCGGGGGTGGTACTTGTCGACGGGGCCTTCCCCGTCCGTGTCTTCCACGAGAAGGCGCAAGAGCGCGTCCGGCGGCAGTACCGGCTGCTGCACGTCCCCATGCGCATCCTGGGCTCGATGCGCCTGCTGGCCAGGATGACCCACCACGAGGCGGCAAACGTCGTGATCGAGCTCGATGAAATCGATGCCGGGCTGCTGCCCGACTACCGGGATCTCACGTGCCCCGCCCTTTTTGTCGTCGGCAGCGGCCCGCACAAGGGGTCCCCCGCCGAGGAAATGCGGACCATGAGGTCCGCCGTGGAACTTGCCACCGCCGCCAATGAGAAGGTGCGCCTGCATTCGGTCGTCGACGCGAACCACATGCGCATCCTGTGCAAGAACGCCGCGGAGGTCGCAGACGCCGTCACGTCCCTGTCCCGGCGGCCGGAGGGTTGA
- a CDS encoding ABC1 kinase family protein, which produces MEFADILGRILFASVIAVIYIIILAMFVRRLLGVAVGLGRIIIAGLLGLAAEVGFESRFVWKDPNAGIALLPVQIGIVLIVATMFLVLAELVFPTGTIVRPDKWLASLRARFARTRRYTEVTRIALSHGLLPAKRPNKGNTPAAAAERAAGGKSLRLALQDSGVTFVKFGQVLSTRAELLPAEYITELSKLQQSVPPEPWSEVRAMVDKELGQDVESAFAEFDTTPLAAASIGQVHRARLHSGEAVAVKIQRPGIVPLVERDLDITLRMALTLEKSTEWGRSLGIVEVAEGFADALREELDYEIEAMNITALRTTQLRHPAAERVDIPLYYPELSTRRILVMQMVDGDTLSSPGTIEGHPIEERRLQAVALFRSLMHQIMDDGVFHADLHPGNIVLQPDGRIMLLDFGSVGRLDPDLRQLVSEVLLAFYRGDSRAIGDALLDMAALPEDFDEAVLRRELSRFMSRYMGPGAAVKAEVFTLLVAMLAKHRISVPPELAGAFRAVAVLEGTLRLLDPDFDLIAEAREYGEARVRAVFRPSSLTEALNDEVMTLLPLLRRLPRRLDKISGDLEAGRLGLNMRLLAHPQDRHMVRSMVHEAILTFLAGVTGIMAAMLLVSNGGPMVTTNLTLYQLFGFTLIGVATVLSLKVVFDIFRRRRGE; this is translated from the coding sequence ATGGAATTTGCAGACATACTCGGCCGCATCCTGTTTGCGTCCGTGATTGCGGTCATCTACATCATCATCCTGGCGATGTTTGTCCGGCGGCTGCTGGGCGTGGCCGTCGGCCTGGGTCGAATCATCATCGCCGGCCTGCTGGGCCTGGCGGCCGAGGTCGGCTTCGAGTCCCGATTCGTGTGGAAGGACCCGAACGCCGGCATCGCCCTGCTGCCCGTGCAGATAGGCATCGTGCTGATCGTGGCCACGATGTTCCTGGTGCTCGCCGAGCTGGTCTTCCCCACCGGCACCATCGTGCGGCCCGACAAGTGGCTCGCCTCCCTTCGGGCGCGGTTTGCCCGAACCCGCAGGTACACCGAGGTCACGCGCATTGCCCTGTCCCACGGGCTGCTTCCCGCCAAGCGCCCCAACAAGGGCAACACCCCCGCGGCCGCGGCGGAACGGGCTGCCGGCGGCAAGTCGCTTCGCCTGGCACTGCAGGATTCCGGCGTGACGTTCGTGAAGTTCGGGCAGGTGCTTTCCACCCGGGCCGAACTCCTGCCTGCCGAGTACATCACCGAGCTGTCCAAGCTACAGCAGTCCGTCCCGCCCGAGCCCTGGAGCGAGGTCCGGGCGATGGTCGACAAGGAACTCGGCCAGGACGTGGAGTCCGCGTTTGCCGAATTCGACACGACGCCGCTTGCCGCGGCCTCCATCGGGCAGGTCCACCGCGCGCGGTTGCATTCGGGAGAGGCGGTCGCCGTCAAGATCCAGCGCCCGGGCATCGTTCCCCTGGTCGAACGCGACCTGGACATCACCCTCCGCATGGCGCTCACCCTTGAGAAGTCCACCGAGTGGGGCCGCTCGCTCGGAATCGTCGAGGTCGCGGAGGGATTCGCCGACGCCCTGCGCGAGGAACTCGACTACGAAATCGAGGCCATGAACATCACGGCGCTGCGCACCACGCAGCTGAGGCACCCCGCCGCCGAGCGGGTGGACATCCCCCTGTACTACCCCGAGCTGAGCACCCGCCGGATCCTCGTCATGCAGATGGTGGACGGCGACACCCTCAGCTCCCCGGGAACCATTGAAGGCCACCCGATCGAGGAGCGCCGCCTCCAGGCGGTGGCGCTCTTCCGCTCCCTGATGCACCAGATCATGGACGACGGGGTTTTCCACGCCGACCTGCACCCCGGGAACATCGTGCTGCAGCCCGACGGACGCATCATGCTGCTTGACTTCGGCTCGGTCGGACGCCTCGACCCGGACCTGCGCCAGCTTGTCTCCGAGGTGCTGCTGGCCTTCTACCGCGGCGATTCGCGGGCCATCGGAGATGCCCTTCTGGACATGGCGGCGCTCCCCGAGGATTTCGACGAGGCCGTCCTGCGCCGGGAACTCAGCCGCTTCATGTCCCGGTACATGGGCCCGGGCGCCGCCGTCAAGGCCGAGGTCTTCACCCTGCTGGTGGCCATGTTGGCAAAACATCGCATCTCGGTTCCGCCCGAGCTGGCCGGGGCATTCAGGGCCGTTGCGGTCCTGGAGGGAACCCTCCGGTTGCTGGACCCGGACTTCGACCTCATCGCCGAGGCGCGGGAATACGGAGAGGCCCGCGTCCGCGCGGTATTCCGCCCCAGCTCCCTGACCGAGGCGCTGAACGACGAGGTGATGACGCTGTTGCCTTTGCTCAGGCGGCTGCCGCGCCGGCTCGACAAGATTTCCGGGGACCTCGAGGCCGGCCGGCTGGGTCTGAACATGCGCCTGCTGGCCCACCCCCAAGACCGGCACATGGTCCGCTCGATGGTCCACGAGGCCATCTTGACCTTCCTCGCCGGCGTCACGGGCATCATGGCCGCCATGCTGCTGGTCAGCAACGGAGGCCCGATGGTCACGACCAACCTGACCCTCTACCAGCTCTTCGGCTTCACCCTGATCGGGGTGGCCACGGTCCTTTCCCTGAAGGTGGTCTTCGACATCTTCCGGCGCCGCCGCGGCGAGTAG